A portion of the Hymenobacter yonginensis genome contains these proteins:
- a CDS encoding RNA polymerase sigma factor: protein MKEQFLLLIETQQGLLHKVCNLYGNSQQDREDLFQDIVLQLWRSYPTFRGGAKVTTWLYQVALNTALTRLRKETRTERFVELGPEAFQVPAVEGGPSEEMAAMHRAIRRLSQVDQALTLLYLEDCSYREMAEVLGISETNVGYKLHRIKSQLRTLISLA from the coding sequence TTGAAAGAGCAGTTCCTTCTACTCATCGAAACCCAGCAGGGCCTTCTCCACAAGGTCTGCAACCTGTACGGCAACTCCCAGCAGGACCGGGAAGACCTTTTCCAGGATATTGTGCTCCAGCTCTGGCGCTCTTACCCCACGTTCCGGGGCGGCGCCAAGGTCACTACCTGGCTGTACCAGGTTGCTCTCAACACCGCGCTCACCCGGCTGCGGAAGGAAACCAGAACCGAGCGGTTCGTCGAGCTGGGCCCCGAGGCCTTCCAGGTGCCGGCCGTGGAGGGTGGCCCCAGCGAGGAAATGGCGGCCATGCACCGGGCCATCCGGCGGCTCTCCCAAGTGGACCAGGCCCTGACCCTGCTCTACCTGGAGGACTGCAGCTACCGGGAGATGGCCGAGGTGCTGGGCATCTCGGAGACGAACGTGGGCTACAAACTCCACCGAATCAAAAGCCAACTACGAACACTCATCAGCCTAGCCTAA